The segment AAATAGCTTCAGCACCGCAAGGAAGGAACCTCCGCCACGGCCGGCCACCATTTGCAGGATTTCGGAAAGACCGTCATAGCTCTTCTCAAGCGGCAGTACACATTGATACTGAATAAAGCCCCGGCTGCCATACATTCTGTTCCAGTTTAAGATGCCATCAAGCGGATAGAAAAACGGCTCATACGGCACCACCTGCTTATGCCCGTGCCTGTGCCGGGCAAAGTATAGCGCGTTAAAAGCCTTGACAGCATAATTATTCAGCACAAAATGCGGCAGCGGGAAAGGAATGTTCAGTTTAAATTTCTCCTTTATCTGCATCGGTTGCTGTCGGGCACTGGGCGAAAGCTCATCCATCGTAGAATGCTTCCCGGTAAAAAGCACACTCTTGCCCACATCGCTGCCGGTGGCAAGGCAATCAATCCAGGCCATCGTGTAGGTATCCTGTCGATGTTCTTCAAAAAGCCTGAAAATCTGGTCGAGGTTATGCGCCTTGTAGGTGTGCTGGCTGATCCAGGCCGTTTCCACCTTCTTCAGCCGGAAAGTCGCTTCGGTGATAATTCCTGTCAGGCCCATCCCGCCTAAAGTCGCAGCAAAGAGTTCCGGGTTCTCAGTAAGAGAGCAGGTTAGCAACTTACCCTGCGCATCCAGGAGTTTCAGTTCATGGACAAATCTTCCAAATGAACCTTCCTTATGATGATTCTTGCCATGCACATCGGCCGCTATGGCACCTCCTACTGTAATGTATTTTGTTCCGGGCGTAACCGGCAGAAACCAGCCTTCAGGAAGAATAAGCTTCAGCAAGCTATCAAAACTTACTCCTGCCTCACAACGGATGGTCCCCTTTTCACGGTCGAAATCCAGGAAATGGTCCAGCCGGAGTGAAGAAACAATGCGCGGTGCCAGCGAGGCATCACCATAGCTGCGGCCTAAGCCACGGGCTATCTGACCAGCGCTTCCAATAGCAGCAACAGCATCCTCCCGGCTGAGCGGTGAAACAACATCTGCATGTACTACCGGGAATCGCCCCCAATTGGTGACTTTCATTTTAAAAGAATAATTAAGGCATTAAGATTAAAAAAGGAAAAAAATAAATACGGAGAAAAAAAGTAAACGGCCAAATCACCAACTAATCACTATTTCACTGTTCACTGTTCACTGCTCACTGTTCACTGATTGTATCGGTTCTTATCTCTTGTTGTTTTCTTTTCAATATTTTTCTTTAATGCTTCTTCCAGATTTACGCCTGTTTGGTTGGCCAGGCACATCAAAACCCAAAGGACATCAGCCATTTCATCTGCCATGTCAGCCTTTTCCTCTTCGCCAGGTTTGAAGGATTGCTGACCATATTTACGGGCCATTATGCTCGCCAGTTCACCCACCTCTTCCGTCAGGATTGCCATGTTGGTGAGCTCTGAAAAATAGCGAACACCAATGGTTCTGATCCAAACGTCAACATTTTCCTGTGCTTCGGTAATTGTCATAAAATTCTATTCTTTATTTTTAGAATCAATAATAATGGTGACCGGGCCGTCATTTACCAGGCTCACTTGCATGTCAGCCCCGAAAGCGCCAGTCAAAATATCTCTGCCGGATGCAATAGCCAGCAATGTGATAAATTCCTTATAAAACGTAATTGCGGCATCGGCCGGTGCAGCCCGGTTAAAGCTTGGGCGGTTTCCTTTTTTGGTTGTCGCATGTAGGGTAAACTGGCTCACTGCAAGCAATTCACCATTCACGTCTTTCACAGAAAAGTTCATGGCTCCTGCGTCATCATTGAATATTCGCAGGTTGGCAATTTTAGAAGCCATCCACTGCATTTCTTCAGAAGATTCCTCCGCCTCAAAGCCAACCAGGACGAGCAATCCTGCTCCTATTTCCGATTTTATTTCGCCACCGGTTTTTACGGCCGCTTCCTGCACACGCTGAATTACAACTTTCATTTTTAACTATTTAAATAATTGAAATTTAATTATTTGCAAATTCAAAGATTCAATTAAGTGAATACAATTAAACTTGGGTAAAACTCATCCTTCCACCCCATCATCGTCCAGCATATTAAGATAGCTGGCATACCGCTCCGGATTGATCTGACCCAACTCCAACAGGCGAAGAATCTTGCACCCCGGCTCATTTATGTGAAGGCAATTATTGAATTTACATTGGCTCAATACGTCTTTCATTTCCGGAAAATAATGGCTGATCTCTTCCTTTTTAAAATCCACCAAACCAAATTCTTTAATTCCGGGAGTGTCAATTATTCTGGTTTCCGCATTCAGGAAGTGCATCTCTGCGAAGGTTGTCGTATGTTTTCCTTTTCCTGACCAATCAGAGAGTACGCCAGTTCGCAATTCCAGCTCGGGGCACAGAAAATTAAGGATCGTGCTTTTACCCGCACCGGAATGGCCGATAAGCAGGCTGGTTTTCCCATGAAGTTCCTGCCGCAGTTCATCCATGTGCAACCCTGTTTTCGCAGAGGTTTCCAGGCATCCGTATCCCAGCGAATTGTAGAGCGCCCGCAGTTGTTCCAGCTTTTCCCTTTTCTTGTCTATGGCCAGGTCTTCCTTGTTAAAAATAATTAACGGTGTAATTTCATAAGCTTCAGCGGTAATGAGAAACCGGTCAATAAATCCTTGTGAAGTCCGTGGATATGCTATGGTTACCACGCAGGCAGCCTGCTCCATGTTTGCCGCAATAATATGGTATTGGCTGCTGAGGTTGCTGGATTTTCTGATGATATAATTCTGCCGGTCCGCGATTTCCGTTATCTGGTAATCGCCTGTGGCCAGGTCATTCTGCAGTATCACAGAATCTCCTACAGCTACAGGATTTGTAGCTTTCATGCCTTTCAGCCGGAACTTCCCTTTAATGCGCGCCTGAAGTTCCTTTCCATCCTCAGTCAGCACCGTGTACCAACTCCCTGTGGATTTAGCTACTATTCCCTTCAAAGTCTCTTGTTTTTCGATTTGGCAAATATAGAAGGCATATAAAAAATGTAATGTTCGCATATTCAATGTAAGTCCCATTATTTTTGGGACAAGCCCGGACACGGGCTTCAACGGCTGGGGGATAAGTATTCCGCTGGCGCGGAATTGTCCTATAATAAATCGGACCTACACGCTAATTTGCAACCGGCAATAAAAAGGTTCATTTCCACGACTTTAAATTTTCTGTTTCCAGACAGATTCAATAAAAATTTTCAGTATCTGAATTAAACCTGTTTTGCTGCGGCTATTCTAACCTTCATCTTTTTCGTCCGTTATCTTTGCAAGTCAGCAACGCGATTTTAATGTATGAAACAACCCACAAATCCTGAAAATGTCATTCTGCTGGGAGTAACTACTGCCCATGAAACCGAGGAGGAAACAGAGGAGCATCTTGATGAACTTTCAGCATTGGCTGAGACGGCCGGAGCAGTGGAATTGAAACGGTTTAGGCAAAAACGGCCACATACCCATCCCCGAACGTTTTTCGGAAGCGGCAAGCTGCAGGAAGTGAAGGATTACATCGAGGGCCACGAGGTAGACGTGGCGATCTTTGATGAGGAACTGACGCCATCGCAACTGCGGAATATTGAACGAATACTGGACATCAAGGTGCTGGACCGCACCAACCTGATCCTGGATATTTTTGCTACGCGTGCCCAAACTGCCCAGGCGAAAACACAGGTGGAACTGGCGCAAAGTGAATACCTGCTGCCGCGCCTCACTAAGATGTGGACGCACCTGAGCCGGCAAAAAGGTGGCATCGGGATGAAAGGCCCCGGAGAAACGGAAATTGAGACGGACAGGCGGATCGTTCGCAATAATATTTCGCTGCTGAAGAAAAAGCTGGAGCAGATAGATAAACAGAACGTAACCCGCAGAAAGCGCAGAGGCCAGAAAATAAGAGTGGCGCTGGTGGGATATACCAATGCCGGAAAATCCACCGTGATGAACCTGCTGGCAAAAGCAACGGTACTGGCGGAGGATAAACTCTTTGCTACGCTGGATACTACAGTACGGGAAATTGTGCTGGACCAGGTTTCATTCCTGCTTTCGGATACGGTGGGCTTTATAAGGAAACTGCCACACGGCCTGGTGGAGAGTTTCAAGAGCACACTGGATGAAGTTCGTGAAGCGGATCTTCTGGTACATGTTGTAGATATTTCACATCCTAAATATCAGCATCAAATCAACACGGTAAACGATACCCTGAAGGAACTGGGTGCAGGCGGAAAGCCGGTGCTGATGGTTTTCAATAAAATTGATAAGCTGAGCGGGGAATTTTACGGGGAGGAAGAAAAGAAAAAATCGCCTGCGGAAAAGCTGGAATACCTGAAGGCAAGCTGGCTCAATGAATCCGATAACGAAGCTGTCTTTATTTCAGCCGTCAATAAAACGAACATCAACGAAATGCGGGAGAAATTAGTTAGTATGGTGAAGCACCTTTACCAGGAAATTTACCCATTTCAGGTGAAGCATGTACATGACCCATAAAACCTGAATAAAACTAAAAGAAACGGACGCTGTTTCGCGCACAACAAGTTCTTTTGAACAGAGCCTCTGAGCCTTTGTTTTTTCAACTATATTTCGCTTTTTTTCAAACCATTCATTTTAATACGATCCAGATTATGTCTCAACAAAGTGGCGGTGCCAAATTTCTGCATGATGTATATGAAACCCTTGATGAAGCCGTAAAATTTACGGACATAGACATGGGGCTATACCGGCAGATCAAGATCTGTAACAGCATTTATAAATTCCATTTCCCGGTGCGGATAAACGGGGAAATAAAAGTATTTCAGGGATACAGAGCCCATCACAGCCACCATAAGCTGCCCACTAAGGGAGGCATACGCTACAGCGAAATGGTGGACGAAGACGAATCGGTAGCGCTGGCCACGCTTATGACCTTTAAATGTGCGGGAGTGGACATTCCATTCGGAGGTGCAAAAGGAGGTGTAAGGCTGAATCCTGCAAATTATACCGAGGATCAACTGGAAAAGATCACGCGGAGATACACCACGGAACTGATCAAGAAGAACTGCATTGGCCCCGGAGTAGATGTGCCTGCGCCAGATTATGGAACCAGCAGCCGGGAAATGGCATGGATAGCGGATACGTACGCCACTTTTAAATACGGAGAAAACGAGGCGATGAGCTGCGTTACTGCAAAGCCTTATGGCCAGGGAGGAATAAAAGGACGCACAGAAGCCACCGGCTTAGGTGTATTTTATGCGCTTCGTGAGATCGTGAATGAAGAAAACTATATGCAGAAGCTCAAACTTCCCCTGGGCATGGAAGGCAAAACCGTCATCATACAGGGTCTGGGGAATGTCGGCTATCATGCCGCTAAATTTTGCCGCGAGGAAGGTGGCGCCAAAATAATAGGCATTGCAGAATATGAAGGCGGCCTTTACAATAAAGACGGCCTTGACCCTGACGAGGTAATTGAGCATAGAAATAAAAGCGGGTCAATCATGGATTTTCCTGGCGCAGTCAATGTTCCGCACTCCTCGGAGCTATTGGAAACGGAATGCGATATTCTTATCCCGGCTGCCATAGAAAACGTACTGCATGAAGGGAATGCCCCACGGGTGAAAGCCAGAATACTCGCAGAGGCTGCCAACGGTCCTACTACAGTGGAGGCTCAGAAAATATTGCGCGATAAAGGCGTCCTGATCATTCCGGATATTTATCTGAATTCCGGGGGTGTGATTGTCTCTTACTTTGAATGGCTGAAGAACCTTTCCCACGTTCGTTTTGGCCGAATGGAAAAACGTTTTGACGAGGTTACCTTCAAGAAATTATCTTCCTCTATACATCATATCCTGCAAAAAAGCCCTGATGTGGACCATCATGAACTCGTGGTAAAAGGAGCCGATGAGTTGGACCTGGTGCGCAGCGGCCTTGAAGAAACCATGATCCTGGGATATGAGCAGTTGCGCGATCTTTTGGATAACCGGCCCGACATCCCGGATCTGCGAATGGCAGCTTTTGTAAATGGACTTGAGAAAGTAGCTGCCAGCTATAAGTCGCTGGGCGTATTTCCTTAATTTAAAATTTATTAATGCAAAAAATTGCACGTCTTGGCGAAATGCTTTGGCGTGTCATTTTTTAATACACTATAAAATTTTAGCATCTTAGCATTTTGAAAAAATGATGTTATTCAAAAGAATATGGCGGTTGCTTTTCCGGCTTCCTGTTGTGGTCTTTGCCGGGTTTTTTGTTCAATCCGTTACAGCCTGCGCGCAAAAAACCGAGAAGGAATTTCACGACATGCTGGACAACCGGTTTAGCTACGGAGTGCCCCTCATCAAAGTTGACTCGTTGCAGAAACTGCATGATGTAGTATTGCTTGATACCCGCGAAAAAGAGGAGCATGAGGTGAGCCATATCAAGGGAGCCATCTGGGTTGGTTATGACGAATTCCAAATCGAGAAATTAGCCGGGATTTCTAAAGATGCTTTTATTGTGACATATTGCTCAGTGGGCTATCGCAGCAATAAGATTGGCGAGAAACTGAAGAAGACAGGTTATTCAAATGTGCATAACCTTTACGGGAGCATCTTTGAGTGGGTGAACAAGGGATATCCTGTTTATAATAGTTCCGGAGAAGAAACCATGCAGGTCCACACATACAACTTTTCCTGGAGCAAATGGCTGCTTCGTGGAGAAAAAGTTTATTAAAATAAAATGTATTTTTCCTGAACTAAAAAGCAGCCTTTTTTGCTTTTTAACATCTTTAAGCAACTAAACAATAAATTAAAACAATCCTTATGAAAAAGATTTTACTTTTTGCCGCAGTATTAATGTTCTCAGCATCAATGGTATTTGCTCAGGATATATCAATGGAAGACCTGACCGCACCGGATGCACCGATTCTCAGGAAGGGCGTTGCCGCCAATCTTTCTGTTCAGATTGTGAACAATGGACCTAATACCATAAACGGAGGGACCATCATCCCCTTAAAAGTTGAAATTGGAAACAACCCCGTTCAGTCAATAAATTTTCCGCTTGTCAACCCTTTACCCTCCGGTGACAGCTACAATTTGATGCTGTACCCTACATTTGAAAACGAACCTCTGGGTGCAATAGAAATTTGTATCTGGTCAGAGTATGCTGCTGATGGAAACAGTGCCAATGACCAAACATGCAGCAACTTTGAGTTGGTTACCTATAAGAGAGATATCGGAATGACAGCCATTCCAATTCCCCTTCCGAACTCAATTGTCGAGAAGCAAACTTCCTATTCCTTTACCTTTACACTAAAGAATTTCAGCGATAGTGCAATTTCAGTGAATACCCGTATTCCTTACCAAGTGAGATTTGGCACAGGTACACCGGAAGAATATTATGTAGACCTGACAACAGACATGCTTCCTAACAGCGAGGCCTCGTATTCTTCTCCCGTAATAGAAGTGCCGGCAACTGTTCCAAACGGCCCTATTGAGATTTGCTTTGAAACCGCCTGGAGTACCGTTGTTGATGACGTCCAGACGAATAATGAATTCTGCCAGGATTACCAGATAGCTCCTTCCGGAATTAAGGAAAATAACTTTGCAGGTTCAGTTGCCATCCAGCCGAACCCATTCGATGAGCAAACACAGATCACCTACGCATTGGCCACTTCTTCAGAAGTTGTGCTCAAAATCTACACTTTGGCAGGCAAGGAAGTGCAAACGCTGGTGAATGAAAAGCAGGCCGCTGGCAAACATGCTGCGGATTTTGATGCTTCAGCGCTTGAAAAAGGAATCTACATTTACCGCCTGCAGT is part of the Bacteroidia bacterium genome and harbors:
- the rsgA gene encoding ribosome small subunit-dependent GTPase A, with amino-acid sequence MKGIVAKSTGSWYTVLTEDGKELQARIKGKFRLKGMKATNPVAVGDSVILQNDLATGDYQITEIADRQNYIIRKSSNLSSQYHIIAANMEQAACVVTIAYPRTSQGFIDRFLITAEAYEITPLIIFNKEDLAIDKKREKLEQLRALYNSLGYGCLETSAKTGLHMDELRQELHGKTSLLIGHSGAGKSTILNFLCPELELRTGVLSDWSGKGKHTTTFAEMHFLNAETRIIDTPGIKEFGLVDFKKEEISHYFPEMKDVLSQCKFNNCLHINEPGCKILRLLELGQINPERYASYLNMLDDDGVEG
- a CDS encoding FAD-binding oxidoreductase, with translation MKVTNWGRFPVVHADVVSPLSREDAVAAIGSAGQIARGLGRSYGDASLAPRIVSSLRLDHFLDFDREKGTIRCEAGVSFDSLLKLILPEGWFLPVTPGTKYITVGGAIAADVHGKNHHKEGSFGRFVHELKLLDAQGKLLTCSLTENPELFAATLGGMGLTGIITEATFRLKKVETAWISQHTYKAHNLDQIFRLFEEHRQDTYTMAWIDCLATGSDVGKSVLFTGKHSTMDELSPSARQQPMQIKEKFKLNIPFPLPHFVLNNYAVKAFNALYFARHRHGHKQVVPYEPFFYPLDGILNWNRMYGSRGFIQYQCVLPLEKSYDGLSEILQMVAGRGGGSFLAVLKLFGPQDGLMSFPMSGYTLALDFPLEDSLLPFLDKLDEKVAAFGGRIYLAKDARMSREIFEATYPNLPQFRELLSKFDPEKKFRSRQSARLGI
- the dtd gene encoding D-aminoacyl-tRNA deacylase; protein product: MKVVIQRVQEAAVKTGGEIKSEIGAGLLVLVGFEAEESSEEMQWMASKIANLRIFNDDAGAMNFSVKDVNGELLAVSQFTLHATTKKGNRPSFNRAAPADAAITFYKEFITLLAIASGRDILTGAFGADMQVSLVNDGPVTIIIDSKNKE
- a CDS encoding T9SS type A sorting domain-containing protein; translation: MKKILLFAAVLMFSASMVFAQDISMEDLTAPDAPILRKGVAANLSVQIVNNGPNTINGGTIIPLKVEIGNNPVQSINFPLVNPLPSGDSYNLMLYPTFENEPLGAIEICIWSEYAADGNSANDQTCSNFELVTYKRDIGMTAIPIPLPNSIVEKQTSYSFTFTLKNFSDSAISVNTRIPYQVRFGTGTPEEYYVDLTTDMLPNSEASYSSPVIEVPATVPNGPIEICFETAWSTVVDDVQTNNEFCQDYQIAPSGIKENNFAGSVAIQPNPFDEQTQITYALATSSEVVLKIYTLAGKEVQTLVNEKQAAGKHAADFDASALEKGIYIYRLQSGEVSKTGRLVVQ
- a CDS encoding rhodanese-like domain-containing protein encodes the protein MMLFKRIWRLLFRLPVVVFAGFFVQSVTACAQKTEKEFHDMLDNRFSYGVPLIKVDSLQKLHDVVLLDTREKEEHEVSHIKGAIWVGYDEFQIEKLAGISKDAFIVTYCSVGYRSNKIGEKLKKTGYSNVHNLYGSIFEWVNKGYPVYNSSGEETMQVHTYNFSWSKWLLRGEKVY
- a CDS encoding Glu/Leu/Phe/Val dehydrogenase encodes the protein MSQQSGGAKFLHDVYETLDEAVKFTDIDMGLYRQIKICNSIYKFHFPVRINGEIKVFQGYRAHHSHHKLPTKGGIRYSEMVDEDESVALATLMTFKCAGVDIPFGGAKGGVRLNPANYTEDQLEKITRRYTTELIKKNCIGPGVDVPAPDYGTSSREMAWIADTYATFKYGENEAMSCVTAKPYGQGGIKGRTEATGLGVFYALREIVNEENYMQKLKLPLGMEGKTVIIQGLGNVGYHAAKFCREEGGAKIIGIAEYEGGLYNKDGLDPDEVIEHRNKSGSIMDFPGAVNVPHSSELLETECDILIPAAIENVLHEGNAPRVKARILAEAANGPTTVEAQKILRDKGVLIIPDIYLNSGGVIVSYFEWLKNLSHVRFGRMEKRFDEVTFKKLSSSIHHILQKSPDVDHHELVVKGADELDLVRSGLEETMILGYEQLRDLLDNRPDIPDLRMAAFVNGLEKVAASYKSLGVFP
- a CDS encoding nucleotide pyrophosphohydrolase — protein: MTITEAQENVDVWIRTIGVRYFSELTNMAILTEEVGELASIMARKYGQQSFKPGEEEKADMADEMADVLWVLMCLANQTGVNLEEALKKNIEKKTTRDKNRYNQ
- the hflX gene encoding GTPase HflX; the encoded protein is MKQPTNPENVILLGVTTAHETEEETEEHLDELSALAETAGAVELKRFRQKRPHTHPRTFFGSGKLQEVKDYIEGHEVDVAIFDEELTPSQLRNIERILDIKVLDRTNLILDIFATRAQTAQAKTQVELAQSEYLLPRLTKMWTHLSRQKGGIGMKGPGETEIETDRRIVRNNISLLKKKLEQIDKQNVTRRKRRGQKIRVALVGYTNAGKSTVMNLLAKATVLAEDKLFATLDTTVREIVLDQVSFLLSDTVGFIRKLPHGLVESFKSTLDEVREADLLVHVVDISHPKYQHQINTVNDTLKELGAGGKPVLMVFNKIDKLSGEFYGEEEKKKSPAEKLEYLKASWLNESDNEAVFISAVNKTNINEMREKLVSMVKHLYQEIYPFQVKHVHDP